GCCGCCGCTAGCGAGAGGCCGCCGACACCGGCCCCGCCGAGCGGCCCGGCAGCAACGAGGCACGCGTCTCGGCCTGGCGCACATAGTCCTCGTACGCCCGCGTCGCCTCGGCCGAGTCCCGGCTGCGCAGCATGGCGACCACCGAGCCCTGCCGGGTGAGCGACACGAGGTACTGCGAACTCTCGGCGTTCCAGACCAGGCGCGCCACCTCGTCGCCGAAGCGTGCGCGGCGCAGGGTCTCGACGGCGGAACCGGCCACGCGCGGCTCCACGGATTCGCCCGTCGTCGCGGAGATCTCGCGCGCGGCCATGGGCGTGTCGCTCCTCGGCGTGGGCGCGTCGCCCCTTGTCGACGGCGCACGCGCGATGGCTCCCTCATCCGGTGCGCCGATGGCGGCGATGGCCACGGGCACACGAGGCGGCGGCGGCGTCAAAGGCGCCGTCGTCGGCAGGGGCGCCGTCGCAATCCCGGTTGCAATCCCAGTCGCCGACGCCGACGCCGACACGACCGTCACCGGCATCTGCTGACCCAGCAGCACCGGTCGCCCCACCTCGCCGAGGCCGGCCATGCGGCGGAAGCTGTCGTAGCTCCGCCAGGCATCGGCTTCCTCGTTGGCGGTGAGCGTGCGTCGCACCGTGCCCTGCTGCGTCACGGCGACGTAGTATTTCTTTGGGAGAGTCGTCCGCGCCCAGACCTGGATGGCGATGTCGCCGTCCTCGGCATGCCGGGTCACGACCACCGTCTTGGCGGCCATCCGCTTGCGCAGGTCGGCGATGTCGGCCAGTTCGGACTTCGCCAGGTTCGACGCCGGCTGCGCGGCGGGGAGGCTGGGCGTCCCGGCCTTCGCCGCACCCGGTTGCGTCCTGGCCTTCGCCTGCGTTGCCTGCGTCGCATGCGCCGACGGCAGCGCCACCCCCGCGGCGATCAGCAGCGCGAGAACGGGAACGTGGAGGCACGGGAGGCCGCTGGCGGAGCCAGTCGGGCGGCGGAACGGGAACATCGGACGTGAGGCAGAGACCGGCGGAGGCGGCGGGAATGTTACGACGGACGCAAGACCTGGCGTCGCCCGGTTCAGGGGCTCCGATGCAATTGGAAACAAGCCTCTGCCTCCAAGGAGGGGTGACCGGCGCTGGTCATCGGCGGTACGGGGTGGTAGCGGTACGGGGCCTACACTCGCCACGGGCCGCTCGGGCCTGACAAGGGGCCCTCATGTGCAATACGACGTCCATCCTGCCCGCGCTGGAGGCCATGAAGCCGGGTGACCACTACTGCGGCCTCTTCCGGAGCGACGCCGATCAGCGCCACATCACGGTGGATTTCGTGCGCCTGGGCATGGAACGTCACGAGAAGATGCTCTACCTGGTGCATCTCCAGACCGCCGAACGCCTGCGCGCCACCCTGATCGACGCCGGCATCGACGTCGACGCCCTGGTGGCGAGCGGCCAGCTCGTCGTGCAGGCCGCCAAGGACGTCTATCTGATCGACGGCGTCTTCGATCCCCGCATGATGATCGCGATGCTCGGTCGCGAGACCACCAGCGCCATCGAGGCCGGTTATGCGGCCCTGCGCGTCACTGGCGAGATGTCCTGGGCCCTGGAAGGGGACCCGGGCACCGAGCGTCTGGTGGAGTACGAGGCGCTGCTCAACGACTTCTACGCCACCGGCGCCAAGACCTATTCCATCTGCCAGTACGACCAGCGGCGCTTCGACGCGGAGCTCCTCCTGGACGTGCTGCACACGCATCCCCGCGTGCTGCTGGACACGGAGGGCATCGACAACTCGTCGATGTACTACGTGCCGCCGCAGGCCTTCCTGGCCGCGGACCGCAACGGCGGCATCCTCGAGACCCGGCTGGCGAACCTGACGGGGGCGACCGCCTCGGCTCCGGCCTGAACGACCGCGTCGTGAGCTTCGACCTGACCGGCTTCGTGCAGGAACTGATGGCGCTGCGGCGTCCGCAGGACCTGCTGGAGCACGCGCGTCGCGCCGCAGCCGCCGTGACGCGCCAGCCGGCCTTCGCGTCGCATCTGCAACCGGGACGGAGCTGGGAGCAGGCGACGGTCGCGCGGGGCGACAGCGTCGACGCGGCCTCGCTCGTGCCCATCCGCTCCGCGCTGCATGCCTTGCATCGCCGGCTGTCGATGACCGGCGGTCCGCTGCAGATCGCGCGTGGCGCGGAAACCGCGTCCATCTTCCACGCCTTGTTTCCCGACGGCCCCATCCACCTGGCCGTGGTGCCGCTGCGCAACCGCGCCGGGCGGCTGACCGGCGCGCTCGTGGTCGGCGGCGATGGCGACGGCGACGGCGATGTCGATGTCGATGTCGATGTCGATGCCGGCGTCGCAACGACGGCGTCCGACACCCTGCAGACCATCGCCACGCTGGCGGGCTCCGCGCTGGAGACCGCCTGGCAGCAGGCGGCGGCGCTGCGTGACCAGGAGCGGATGCAGCTCTTCTCCGAGACCACCGAGGAAAGCCTCTGGGACTGGCATGTGGCGCTCGACGACCTCTGGTGGGGGGGGCACGTCGACCGGCTCTTCGGGGGGGCGACCCGCAGCGGCATGCGGTCGGACTGGCGCCGCACGCGTGTCCACCCGGAGGACGTGGAACGCGTCACCCGCGCCTTCGACGCCGCCCTGCGCGGCGAGGCGTCCGCATGGAACGCGGAGTACCGGCTCCGCGATGTGGACGGTCAGGCCGTCCATGTCCGCGAGCACGTCTATTTCCTGCGCGAGGCCGATGGGCGCGCGCATCGCGCGATCGGGACGGTGCGCGACATCACCGCCTTGAAGGTGCTGCTGCTGCGCGAGACGGCGGCGCGTGCCGACGCGGAGCGCGCCAGCGGAGTGAAGGACGAGTTCCTCGCGATGCTGGGCCACGAACTGCGCAACCCGCTGGCGCCCATCGTGTCGGTGCTGACGCTGCTGGAGCGGCGCGCCGGCGCGCCGGACCGGCCGCTGGAGATCCTGCGCCGCCAGACGCAGCATCTGATCCGGCTGGTGGACGACCTGCTCGACGTCTCGCGCATCAGCAGCGGCAAGGTCGAACTGAGCCTGCTCCGCACGGACATCGGGCCGCTCGTCCATCGCGCGCTGGAGATGGTGCACCCCCTCATCGAGCAGCGGCGCCATCGGGTCGTCCTCGAACTCGACGAGGACCTAGCGGTCGATGTCGACGCCGCGCGCATGACGCAGGTGCTGTCCAACCTGCTGGCGAACGCGGCGAAGTACACCGAGCCCGGGGGACTGCTCACGGTCTCCGCGCATGCGGAGGCCGGCGTGGAGGGAGAGGCCACAGAGGCCGGCAAGGACGGAGAGGGCGGCGACGTCGTGATCACCGTCCGGGACGATGGCATCGGCATGTCCGCCGAGGCGCTGGTGACGGTCTTCGACCTGTTCACCCAGGGGCGGCAGGCCCTGGACCGCGCGCAGGGCGGCCTGGGACTGGGGCTCAGCATCGTCAGGAACATCGTGACGCTCCACGGCGGCACCGTGGAGGCCCGCAGCGACGGCATCGGGCAAGGCTCGTCGGTGGTGGTGCGGATTCCGCGCTCCCGGTCGTCGTCGTCCGAGGTGCGGACCGGCGCCGAGCCCGAGGCGGCCCGGGCGGTCCCGGCGAGCGAGCTGCTGGTGATCGACGACAACGAGGACGCCGCGAACCTGCTGGGACAGCTGCTGGTCGAGCAGGGGCATGCGGTGCGGATCGCCCACCATCCGGACGAGGCGCTGCGTCTCTTCGCGGAACAGGCGCCGCAGGTGGCTTTCATCGACATCGGCCTGCCGACGATGGACGGCTACGAGCTGGCGCGGCGTCTGCGCGCGCAGACGCCGGGCGACGGGTCCAAGCTGGTCGCGCTGACCGGGTACGGACTGGCCTCGGACCGGACCAAGGCCCTGGCCGCGGGCTTCGACGAACACGTGGTGAAGCCGGTGTCGCCGGAGCGCCTGGAGGCGCTCATCACGCAACTGACCCGCGCGCCGGACTGAGGACGGGCATCGCGGGATAATCGGCCCCATGTCCTCGAAGTTCTCCCCCTGGCGCCTGTCCGTGGCGCCCATGCTCGACTGGACGACGGCGGATTGCCGTTATCTGCACCGGCTGCTGACCCGCCACACGCTGCTCTACACCGAGATGGTGACGACCGGCGCGATCCTGCACGGCGACAAGCCCCGGCACCTCGATTTCAACGAGCAGGAACACCCCGTCGCGCTGCAGCTCGGCGGCTCGGAGCCGGCCGATCTCGCCGCCTGCGCGAAGCTGGCCGAGCAGTGGGGCTACGACGAGGTCAACCTGAACTGCGGCTGCCCCAGCGAGCGCGTCCAGCGCGGCGCCTTCGGCGCCTGCCTGATGGCGGAGCCGGCGCTGGTGGCCGACGGCGTCAAGGCGATGCGCGACGCGGTGTCGATTCCCGTCACCGTCAAGCATCGCATCGGCATCGACAGGATCGAGAGCTACGACTTCGTCCGCGACTTCGTCGGCCAGGTGTCCGAGGCTGGCTGCGAGGTCTTCCTCGTCCATGCGCGCAACGCGTGGCTGCAGGGCCTGTCGCCGAAGGAGAACCGCGACATCCCGCCGCTGCGGTATGAGCTCGTCCATCGCCTCAAGCAGGAGTTCCCGCATCTGACGATCGCCATCAACGGCGGCCTCAAGACGGACGACGAGATCGCGGAGCAGCTTGAGCACGTCGACGGCGTGATGATCGGCCGGCAGGCTTATCACGAGCCCTGGCAGATGGCGCAGTGGGACCAGCGCTTCTTCGGCGAGGCGCAGGCGCCGGTCGCGAGCCGCGAAGCGGTCGAGGCGCAGTGGCTGGACTATCTCGACAAGCAGGTCGTGCTGGGCCGCCCGTGGTCGCAGGCGATGCGTCACGCGCTCGGCCTGTGGAACGGTCTGCCCGGCGCGCGCCGCTGGCGCCAGGTGTGGTCGGATCACAAGCTCAAGGCGATGGCGCCCCGCGAGGTCGCGAAGCTCGCCACCGCCGCCCGCACGCAGGCCGCCGAGATCGCCAGCCAGCATCCCGCATTCAAGCAGCCAGTCGACCCATCGATTGACACGTCGATCTCGCACGTCGATCCGGCGCCTGTCACGAACTGACCCTGCGACGGACCAGCATCGCATCATGGCGCCGCAAGTCTTCTTCCATTGCTATCCGACGGTGCTCGGTCACTGCGGCATCGCGTGGACCGAGCGCGGCATCGTCGGTTCGCAGCTGCCGGAGGAGAGCCTGTCCGTCACGCGTGATCGCATGCGGGTGCGCTACCCCGCGGGGCGCGAGGAGACGGACTTCGAGCGCCTGCCCGAGCCGGTGAAGCAGGCCTGCCTCGGCGTGCGCGCGCTGCTGGCCGGCGAGGCGCGCGATCTGCTCGAGGTCGAGCTCGACGACAGCGCCGTCCCGGCCTTCGACCGCGAGGTGCTCGCGTTCACGCGGCGCATCCCGGTCGGGCAGACGCTGACCTACGGCGAGGTGGCGTCGCGGCTCGGACAGCCGAACGCGGCACGCGCCGTCGGCCGTGCGGAGGGCCACAACCCGTTCGCACCCATCGTGCCCTGCCATCGCGTGATGGGCGCGCCGACGGCCGGCAAGGCGGCGAACCTCACGGGCTTCTCCGCGCCGGGCGGCGTCGTGACGAAGCTCAAGATCCTCGCGATCGAGGCGCGCGCGACTGGGCAGCAGGTCGGCGAACAGCAGGATCTGTTCTAGGCAAGGAACGTCCTGCGAACATCGGGTGGCACGCGAACACGAGATGTCGTCCGAACACTGAGAGGCCCTTGCGACTTCTCGGAACTTCTCATGTTGAACGGACTCTCCCACGTGATCGCCGCCGACCCCGCGTCGACCTTCCTGTCTGATACCCGCCGGAGCGGCACCGACGGACCGGGCGCCCACATCGGGCCAGGCTCCGCAGACACCTCGGCGATCGATCGCGCCACGCAGGTCGACCAGGCCAACGCCTTGTTCAAGAAGATCTTCGACGACGAGGAGGCCTGGCTCGATCCCCAAGAGCAGCGTTCGATGATCGGCGCCATGGCCGGCGTGGGCCTGGCAATCTCTGGATTCGACGGCTTGGGGGTGAGGGTCCGCCAAGCGATCGCGGACAGCTCTTCCCCGGATTACGTCCCGCGCCCTGGCGCCCGGGTCTTGGAAATCGTCTACGGCCCCGGTCGTGATGGAACGCTCCGGATCATGGCGACAATCAACGACAGCGTCAGAGTTCTCAACCGGCATCCTCCGATAGGGTTCGGCGCGTTGGACGTCGAAGGCGTTGTCGAGGCGCTGTCCGGAGCGCTGCGCCGTCCTCGGGGGGAGAGAAAGACCGACCTTTCGCCGGGTGATGCCGATGACTTCGGGAAGTCGCTGCGCAGCGCCATGCGCCGGGTCGTCGAAGACGATCCAGCGGAGTTCCTGCGCCTGGCGCGACAGGGCGCCCGGGTGTCTTGATCGGACGACTCAGACCCAGCGGTCGTTCGGCTGCGTGCGCTCGTTGTGCGCGGCGCCGGTGTTCACCACGCCGCGCGGTTCGATGACCAGGATGTGCGTCTCGTGCGTGGCGCTGGGCTTGTGCTCGACGCCGCGCGGGACGACGAACAGCTCCCCCGCGCGCAGCGTCACCGCGCCATCGCGGAAGTCCAGCCGCAGTTCGCCGGCGACGACGAGGAAGGCCTCGTCCGTCTCGGCGTGCGCGTGCCAGAGGAACTCGCCTTCCACCTTGGCGATCTTGAACTGGTAGTCGTTCATCTCGGCCACCACGCGCTGCGACCACTGCTCGTGCAGCAGCGAGAGCTTGTCGGCGAGGTTGACGGCGCGGTAGTCCCGGAGCGGCGTGGGGCCGGTGATCGGGTGGGGGTAGTCGTTGTCATGGCGTTCAAGGCGGTCAGCGTGCGGAAGTCGGTTGGAGCGCCCATCTTGGCGACCGGCCGGCGGTCCGTCTTGAACGATCGTGCGTCTAGCTCGAACTGTCCGACATGCGCAGCCACCGCGCGGGCGTGACACCGAAGGCCTTCGCGAACTGGCGCGTCAGATGGCTCTGGTCCGCGAAGCCGGCGTGGACGGCGCAGTCCGCGAGCGGCTGTCCGGCGAGCATCAGCCGGCGCGCGAGGTCCAGCCGCCGCAGCGTCAGGTAGCGATACGGACTGGTCCCGAAGCTGGCGCGGAAATCGCGCGAGAGGCTCCATCGATCGCGGCCCGCGGCGGCGCCGAGTTCCTCCAGCGTGACGGCGCGGTCGAGCCGGTCGTCCATGAACTCGCGTGCGAGGAGGGCGGCCCGGTAGTCGCCGCGCAAGGGGCGCGGCGATGAGCCGGCGGCCAGCTGCAGCGCGGTGGCGAGTTCCAGCAGCCCGTCGTCCTGCTCCAGCGGGTCGAGCGGCGCGGCGAGTTGCGCCAGCAGCGCGCGCGTCGCGCGGGCGAGGCGAGGATCGGTCGACACGCCGCCCGGCACGAAGGGCAGGGCGACGCCGCCGAGCATCTCCTGCAGCCGCGCCGGCGCCAGGTAGAGGATGCGATAGCGGAAGCCGGCATCGGTGCCCGCGTGCCCGTCATGCGGCTCGTCCGGATGCAGCACCACCGTGTGCCCGGCCAGGCTGTGCCGCAGCGCCGAGCGGTAGGTGAAGGACTGGACGCCGCTCAGCGTGCTGCCGATGGCGTAGGTGTCGTGGCGATGCGGCGTGTAGGCCTCGCCATGAAAAAAGGCCTCGAGTCGATCGAGGCCGTCCTGGCCCGCGCCGTGACGCACCCAGTCGGTGTCCGCGGCGGGGGCATGCGTCATGGCAGGCTCAGTCCCAGGGCGCCGCTTCGGTGGCGAGGTCCTCGTCCTTCGAGGGCGAGGCGGTCTGCGACGCCTTGGCGTCCTTAGCATCGGTCGCCGCCGGCTTGGCCGCCGCGCCGCCCGGGGCATGTTCCGCCGCGATCTTGGCCGACTGGCCGATGAAATCCAGCTCGCCGCCCAGGCCCTCGATCATGTCGGGGATCAGCTGCGAGAGTTCGCCGGTCGCCAGCGCGGCGTCCACGTCGAAAGCCTCGTCCTTGGCCGGCTTGTCGCGGCCGTCGAAGACGATGTCCAGGAACTTGATGCCCTTGATCTGCATCGTGTCCGTCAGCGTGAAGGACACGCGTTCCTTCCACGTCATCGCCAGGCGCGTCGGCATCTTGCCGCTGGTCAGGTGCGCCTTCACCTCGTCGGTGTCCAGGTTGTGGCGGGCGTAGCGCACCGCGGCCTTCATCTCGTCGGCGGCCTTGAGTTCGCAGTCGCGGTCGATGATGAAGTCCGCCGGCGGCACGCCGTCCATCAGCCACGCGGACATGCAGGCGGCCGGCGATTCGGCGCTCTGCAGCAGGTGCAGGTTGATCGAGGAGTCGGCCTTCACCAGCAGCGTGATCAGCTCATCGGCCTTGCCGATCGAGCCCGCGTCCACCATCAGGAAGCCCTGCTTGGGGGAGATCCACACCTTCAGGTGGGACTGCAGCGTGAACGCGCGCGGCAGCAGCTCCAGCGTGGCCTGGTCCTTCATGTCGCGCTGCTGCTTCTTGCCGGGACGGCGACCGGTCTCGAGCTCGACGCGCTCGACCATCTCGTCGACCTTCTCGCGCACCACCGAGCCCGGCAGCACACGCTTTTCCATGCGCAGGCTCAGCAGCCAGTGGTCGCCGATCTCTTCCAGCAGGCGGGCGCCCGGTTCGCCACGCGGCGGCACCCAGCCGGCCGACAGCGCTTCCGTGGCGCCGCAAGGAACGAAACGCTCGTTCTCAAGGGCATCCTCGAGCTTCTCGAGATTGGGCTGCCAGTCGTTGGACAGACGGTAAACGATCAGGTTCTTGAACATACGGACGACAACTCGCGACAACTACAGACGACAGCAATGAAAACGGGGCCACGCGGACGACGCGGGCCCCGTTCAAACGATGGGGGATTGTCTCAGTTCTGGCGCTCGCGTCGGCAGCGGAACAACCCCCTTGCGTTCGTTACGACGCTTGCGCTTGCTGTTCGCTGGCGATCTGGCGCAGCGCCTGCTCGAAAGCCTCCGGTGGCTGGCCGCCCGAGATCAGGTACTTCTCGTTGATCACGACCGCGGGCACCGAGCTGATGCCACGGCTCTGCCACAGCGACTCGGACTCGCGCACGTCATCGGCGAACTCACCGCTGTCGAAGACGCGTGCCGCTTCAGCGGCGTCGAGGCCGATCTCGCGGACCGTGTCCAGCAGCGTCTCGCGGTCGCCGGGGTTCTTGCCGTTGGTGTGATACGCCGTCAGCAACGCGAGCTTCAGATCGCGCTGCGCCTGCGCCGACTGCAGCCCGGCCCAGTGCAGCAGCCGGTGCGCGTCGAAGGTGTTCCAGACGCGGCTGCGCGCGCCTTCGGTGAAGGTGAAACCGACGTCGGCGCCGCGCTGCTTCAGATGCGCGCGGATGTCCTTGCGCTGCTCGGGCGTCGAACGGTACTTGCGCGACAGGTGCTCTTCGATGTCCTCGCCCTCGGGGACCATCTGCGGGTTCAGCTCGAAGGGCTGGAAGTGGAGGTCGACCTTCACGTCCGGCACGCGGGCGAGGGCCGTCTCCAGCGACTTCAGGCCGACGGCGCACCAGGGGCAGGCGACGTCGGAGACGAAATCGATGCGCAGCGGTTGCAGCGGCTGGCCGGTGGGAACGGAGGCGGAAGCGGTGGTGTCGTTCATGACACCCACTCTAGCCAGAAGCTCAAGTCAACACGCGGTCGCTGGGCTTTGCCAGATAGAACCACTCGTGGCCGGGCTCCGCGTTGTTGTTCGGGAAGACGATGCGCCCGCCGAAGGGCGCCAGCACCGGCGTGCCGTCGGCGCGGGTGCCGATGCGCTCGCCTTCGGCGATCGCGTCGAAGCTGGCCCAGGCGCGGGTGAACGCGTCATCCATGCTCTCGCGGTCCACGACTTCGTAGAGCTGCAGGCACTCCACGGGGCGTTTCGGGTCGGCGAGCTCGACGCTCTCGGGCGCGATCATGCCCAGCAGCACCAGCGTGCGCAGGATCGCCTTGAACGCGACCTCGGGACCCTGCGGATCGGCGTGCTGGCCGCATTCCAGCGTGATGCAGTAGCCGCCGGTGCTGCGCATGTACTCGGTGGTGCCGACGCCGTAATGCGGGTCCTGCTGCAGCGCCATCTTGCGCGAGCCGTCCGCGGCCTTGTCGGCTCGGCGCTTCAGGCCCAGCGCGTAGGTCGACAGCCAGCCCTCGACCAGACGGGAGGTGCCGACGGCCATCGCCAGCGCGCTCTCGGCCGCCTGGTGGCGGAAGGGCTCCAGTCCGCCGTCGTTGTCGCGCGGGCCGATCATCGCGAAGGCGGGGCCGGGGTTGTTGAAGCTGTGCAGGTCCAGCAGCACGTCGCTGGCGGCGATCCACGGGCACAGGCGGTTGGCGATGCGGTCCTCGAAGTCCTGCGGGATCGGGTTGACGCGCAGGTTGCGGTTCAGGTTGCGTTCGCCCTCGCGGCGCTGCAGCCGGTGGGCCAGCGGATTGACGATGGGGATCATCGTCAGCGTGCCCTTGAGCAGCGTCAGTGCGCCCTCATCCAGCATCGCCAGCACGCGCTGGATGCCGCTGACGCCGGCGACCTCGTTGCCGTGTACGGCGCCCGTCACCAGCAGCTTGGGGCCGGGCTTGAGGCCGGCGAACTGGTGGACGCGGAGATGGGTCGGGTGGTCGGTGCGGGCGTCGCTCATGGCGTGGCGGAGGGGCTCGAAAAAGGAACGCCAAGCATAGGCCCGCACGAGCCCGCGCACCGCGCTGGCGTGCGCGGCGCGTATGCCGGAAACGCGGGCGGCGATGAGTTGAAGTTGGGGGCCGGAAAGGAGGCGGTCAGTCGCCGAGCAACGCTTGCGGATCGAGCGGCGCGTCGCAGGACCAGTGCGTGTTCGGCAACTCGCCGGCGGCGACGCCGTCGACCCAGCGCGTCAGCCGGTACAGCGTGCCGAAGGCGAAGTCCGGCGGCGCTTCGCCGGGACCGGCGAGGAGCTCGCCGCCGCGGCGCACGTTGTCGGCCATCCAGGCCGGCAGGCGCAGGTGATATGGGTTGCGGGCGATCTCGCCGTGGTGGCAGGCAAGCGCCCGCACCAGCAGCGCGGTGTCGCGCTGGCCGGTCTCGACGAGCGTCGTCGGCGCCGGCTGCGTGGCCCAGAACTCGGTGTGCGCGAAGACGGTGGAGATCTTCGCCTGCGCGAGCGCCTCGCTCACGAGCAGGTGCACGCCGATGTGGGTCGGGATGCCGTCGCCCGCGTGCGGCACGAGGATCAGCGCGGGCTTTTCGGCGACCAGCAGTTCGGCGACCAGCCGGACCTGCTGCTGCCACAGCGGCGTGCGCGCGGCGGCGGCTTCCGGCTTCACCTGCTCGAAGCCGTCGGCGGCCAGCAGGCGGAGGTCGAAGCCCAGCACGTCGCAGGCGGCGCCGAGTTCCGTCCAGCGCTCGGCGCGGCGGTCCTGCCGGCTGCCCAGGGTCACGGCGATGTTGGTGACGCGCCAGCCGGCCTCCTGACGCAGCCGCAGCGGTAGCGCGCCGACGATGCATTCATCGTCCGGATGGGGCGCGAAGACCAGCACATGTGGCGCACGCGTCACGTGCGGCACGTGCGATGGCTTGGTACCGGAACCAGCCGGGACCGGCTTCGACGCCAAAGGACTCACACCGGTACGCACGGGTTGCCGCAGCACGGCATACCAGCTGGCGATCCAGGATTCCCAGTCGGCCTGGCTGGCGGCGGGGCTGACGGTCGTCGGAAAACTGGGCGTGGAGGCCGGGGAAGGGGCGTTCGCGTTCATCGGCGGGGCGTTGGCGGCCCGGGCGCCAAGCGTCCGGGCAAGTTCGAGCTACCCATCTTAGCGGGGCGGATCTCTGAATGGTATTACATTGGTAGTAAAACTAGATCAAGACCGGTGTAATCCCGGACAAGACCGGTTGAATCGCCTCAGGGAGCCCGCCGTTGGCCCCCTGTCAGCCCCTTTCGGCCCTTTTCGGCCTTTTCGGCCATTCGCCGCGTCGTCAGGGCGAGGCGCGACCGGGCCAGGTCGCCAGCACGACGCCGCCCAGCGCCAGCGCGTAGGCGAACAGCTGGGTGCCGCTCATCTGCTCGCCGAGCAGGAACAGGCCCACGAGGGCGGTCGAGATCGGCAGGAACACCATGAAGACCCCGGCCTTGGCGGCGCTGACGTACTGCAGGCCCTTCATCCAGAGCCAGACCGTGACGGTGCTGGCGGCGATGGCATAGAAGAGCAGCAGCCCCCAGTCCTTGACCGCGACGGTGCCGAAGTCGAAATCCATGGCCTGCCAGAGTCCCAGCGGCGTGACGAGGACCAGGCCCCAGAGGTTGATCAGCGCGCTGATGCGACGCGGCGCCAGGTCGGCGGTGAGGCGCTTGCCGATGACGACATAGCTGGCCTCGCAACACATGGCCCCCACCAGCAGCAGCGCGCCCCAGGCGGAGGTGTCGCCGAGGTGCTCACCGCCGCCATGGCGATCGAGCGCCACCATCACGATGCCGCCGACCGCCATGGCGATGCCGAACAGCGTTCTCGGCGCGATGCGTTCGCGCAGGAAGAGCCAGCTCATCAGCGCGACCGTCGCCGGGATGCCGGCCATGATCACGCCGGCCACGACGGCCGAGCTGTGCTTCATCCCGAACAGCAGGCAGATCGAGAACAGGAAGTTCCCGAAGAAGGATTCGAGGAAGAGCAGGAAGCGCGTGCGGCCGGTGAGCGGCTTCTCGGTGGGGCCGCGCCTGAGCCACGGCAGCATGAACACGGCGGCCATGCCGAAGCGCAGGAAGGCCAGCAGGAAGACCGGGAACACGACGACCAGCAGCTTGGACAGCCCGACATAGCTGCCGATCACGCTGGTGCTGGCGGCGAGGCTGAGATAGGAGAGCCACGGGACGTGATGCGCCGCGGCGGTGTGCAGACCGGCACCGGTGGGGGCGGGGGACTTCGGCTCGGTTGTGGCGCTGGACATGGT
This genomic stretch from Mitsuaria sp. 7 harbors:
- a CDS encoding DsbA family protein, producing the protein MNDTTASASVPTGQPLQPLRIDFVSDVACPWCAVGLKSLETALARVPDVKVDLHFQPFELNPQMVPEGEDIEEHLSRKYRSTPEQRKDIRAHLKQRGADVGFTFTEGARSRVWNTFDAHRLLHWAGLQSAQAQRDLKLALLTAYHTNGKNPGDRETLLDTVREIGLDAAEAARVFDSGEFADDVRESESLWQSRGISSVPAVVINEKYLISGGQPPEAFEQALRQIASEQQAQAS
- a CDS encoding succinylglutamate desuccinylase/aspartoacylase family protein, which translates into the protein MSDARTDHPTHLRVHQFAGLKPGPKLLVTGAVHGNEVAGVSGIQRVLAMLDEGALTLLKGTLTMIPIVNPLAHRLQRREGERNLNRNLRVNPIPQDFEDRIANRLCPWIAASDVLLDLHSFNNPGPAFAMIGPRDNDGGLEPFRHQAAESALAMAVGTSRLVEGWLSTYALGLKRRADKAADGSRKMALQQDPHYGVGTTEYMRSTGGYCITLECGQHADPQGPEVAFKAILRTLVLLGMIAPESVELADPKRPVECLQLYEVVDRESMDDAFTRAWASFDAIAEGERIGTRADGTPVLAPFGGRIVFPNNNAEPGHEWFYLAKPSDRVLT
- a CDS encoding DMT family transporter — its product is MSSATTEPKSPAPTGAGLHTAAAHHVPWLSYLSLAASTSVIGSYVGLSKLLVVVFPVFLLAFLRFGMAAVFMLPWLRRGPTEKPLTGRTRFLLFLESFFGNFLFSICLLFGMKHSSAVVAGVIMAGIPATVALMSWLFLRERIAPRTLFGIAMAVGGIVMVALDRHGGGEHLGDTSAWGALLLVGAMCCEASYVVIGKRLTADLAPRRISALINLWGLVLVTPLGLWQAMDFDFGTVAVKDWGLLLFYAIAASTVTVWLWMKGLQYVSAAKAGVFMVFLPISTALVGLFLLGEQMSGTQLFAYALALGGVVLATWPGRASP
- a CDS encoding PIG-L deacetylase family protein — translated: MNANAPSPASTPSFPTTVSPAASQADWESWIASWYAVLRQPVRTGVSPLASKPVPAGSGTKPSHVPHVTRAPHVLVFAPHPDDECIVGALPLRLRQEAGWRVTNIAVTLGSRQDRRAERWTELGAACDVLGFDLRLLAADGFEQVKPEAAAARTPLWQQQVRLVAELLVAEKPALILVPHAGDGIPTHIGVHLLVSEALAQAKISTVFAHTEFWATQPAPTTLVETGQRDTALLVRALACHHGEIARNPYHLRLPAWMADNVRRGGELLAGPGEAPPDFAFGTLYRLTRWVDGVAAGELPNTHWSCDAPLDPQALLGD